In Triticum aestivum cultivar Chinese Spring chromosome 5B, IWGSC CS RefSeq v2.1, whole genome shotgun sequence, the following proteins share a genomic window:
- the LOC123117236 gene encoding putative disease resistance protein RGA3: protein MGAFLNGLGVAAVGWWFAPVITFLLNKLLSYLYDASQDFMDMRSGTMPRLKLTLGEVVEQRMLIKLSKKESDVTKLSGLDSLLKKLKDALYEAEDILDLVDYHRIEKEVGKAGSSTWLQWCWEHLCDITREKSAWLLQRAKQSLCWLRGCLHVAGERSAPLLQWVHERFCWLWPWVRIAGQTPLQLAKKGLCLLWGCVTGPGELLPYASAPSTSLVQRISSCCTCIFHWLTTKATRAIEGARYYRDWSLHELGFTRYQQATVMESNCIIMGPLYILLKKNMKKVEKLIDEAQEIFTLKNKVQETIGQAANQQRRNELGMLTADVTTGDRQKTTAYPVGKITDRDNICQDIRTMLHASKCDVVGIYGIAGSGKTTLAQYVCNAMKEEEGEKEERKRHFHLFMWIHVTQKFSVHAIFSEMLEAASGKKAEYASLDVMQKKLEHELSTKRFLLVLDDVWCNKDADDQNLQQLIFPLKFGLEGSKILATSRNKGAFAALSPEVTCTSIRIPDLKDEDFHEMFMYYALGSSGLVDPMLGELEEIGAEIAKKLKRLPLAARTVGGQLRRKQDVWFWRSVQVRDLLNETTGALWWSYQQFDEHVRQCFAYCSIFSRRHHFKRDELVQFWMAEVFIETTNAVQDPYDVGQNYFDELLSASFLQLGERILEHGSEVDYFTVHDLLHDLAEEAARGDCFRIEEGVTEEVPPAVRHLSVGSCDIKMLTEKIFELQNLRTLIIDCYIKIDSTDEKVFERMFKRLKKLRVLVLSFSADDGYIFSLPACIGLLKHLRYFAFNVRGRARIIMPNSVTKLYHIQALDNYSSAGVVFTGSKNISQLINLRCIRSMEIFPDIGRLKWLQKLERFSISKTQGYELRQLKDLSKLEGVLIITGLENVQSKEESIEASLAHKDRLTQLTLSWGDTSCSLEVEAEVLEGLCPPKYLERLEVMDYHGSKYPDWMVGQQNGSPMHLRNLWLFGCSRLESAPELFEVFVHLRWFRLSFSNWHSLPDNMERLASLLLLEIHRCPNIQSLPALPSSLERFFLRSCSEELMSSCETIGHPNWQKIQRIPYISIIRD from the exons ATGGGAGCTTTCCTAAACGGCCTCGGCGTAGCGGCAGTGGGCTGGTGGTTTGCTCCGGTCATCACCTTCCTGCTCAACAAACTCCTGTCCTACCTCTATGACGCATCTCAAGACTTCATGGATATGAGGTCTGGGACTATGCCAAGACTCAAGCTCACGCTTGGGGAGGTCGTGGAGCAGAGGATGCTGATTAAATTATCAAAGAAAGAATCCGATGTGACCAAACTCAGCGGCCtggacagcttgctgaagaagctCAAGGATGCTCTGTACGAAGCAGAAGACATCCTCGACCTCGTCGATTATCACCGAATCGAGAAGGAGGTTGGGAAAGCTGGGTCTTCCACCTGGCTGCAGTGGTGTTGGGAACACCTCTGTGACATCACCCGAGAAAAATCAGCCTGGCTGCTGCAGCGGGCCAAGCAGAGCCTGTGCTGGTTGAGGGGATGTTTACACGTCGCCGGAGAAAGATCTGCTCCGCTGCTCCAGTGGGTACATGAGAGGTTCTGCTGGTTGTGGCCGTGGGTACGCATCGCCGGACAAACGCCGCTGCAG CTGGCCAAGAAGGGCTTGTGCTTGTTATGGGGATGCGTGACTGGACCAGGTGAACTACTACCATATGCTTCCGCGCCCTCGACTTCCTTGGTGCAGAGGATCTCATCGTGTTGTACCTGCATATTCCACTGGTTAACAACCAAGGCAACCAGGGCGATTGAGGGTGCCCGTTACTACCGAGACTGGTCCTTGCATGAGCTTGGCTTCACACGTTATCAACAG GCCACCGTTATGGAATCAAATTGCATTATCATGGGACCTTTATATATTCTTCTAAAGAAAAATATGAAAAAGGTAGAAAAACTCATTGATGAAGCACAGGAAATTTTTACATTAAAAAACAAAGTGCAAGAAACTATTGGGCAGGCGGCGAACCAGCAAAGAAGAAACGAACTTGGCATGCTTACTGCAGATGTTACTACTGGAGATAGACAGAAGACTACAGCATATCCAGTGGGAAAGATAACTGACAGAGATAATATTTGTCAGGACATAAGAACAATGCTTCATGCGTCAAAATGTGATGTAGTTGGCATTTATGGCATTGCGGGGTCTGGGAAGACAACACTTGCACAATATGTTTGTAACGCTAtgaaagaggaagagggagagaaagAGGAAAGGAAACGCCATTTCCACCTTTTTATGTGGATTCACGTCACCCAGAAGTTTAGCGTGCATGCCATTTTCAGTGAGATGTTGGAAGCAGCTTCAGGTAAAAAGGCTGAATATGCTAGCCTTGATGTGATGCAGAAAAAATTAGAGCATGAGCTAAGCACAAAAAGATTCTTATTGGTACTTGATGATGTCTGGTGCAACAAGGATGCCGATGATCAAAATCTGCAACAGTTGATTTTTCCATTGAAATTTGGGTTGGAAGGAAGCAAGATCCTAGCCACAAGTCGAAATAAAGGTGCATTTGCAGCTCTAAGTCCTGAAGTGACATGCACTTCTATTCGAATACCAGACTTGAAGGATGAAGACTTCCATGAAATGTTCATGTATTATGCACTTGGAAGTTCAGGGCTCGTTGACCCTATGCTTGGAGAACTGGAAGAGATTGGGGCTGAAATAGCGAAGAAGCTAAAAAGGTTACCTCTAGCGGCCAGAACCGTGGGAGGACAGCTACGTAGAAAACAAGATGTTTGGTTCTGGAGGAGTGTGCAAGTTAGGGACCTTTTGAACGAGACGACTGGAGCTCTTTGGTGGAGCTACCAGCAATTTGATGAGCATGTGAGGCAATGCTTTGCTTATTGCAGTATATTTTCCAGAAGACATCATTTCAAACGTGATGAGTTAGTACAGTTCTGGATGGCAGAAGTGTTTATAGAGACAACTAATGCTGTACAGGATCCATATGATGTTGGTCAGAATTACTTTGATGAATTGTTGTCGGCCTCATTTCTGCAATTAGGAGAGAGAATACTGGAACATGGATCTGAGGTTGATTATTTCACTGTTCATGACCTGCTGCATGATTTAGCAGAGGAGGCTGCTAGAGGAGATTGCTTCAGAATCGAGGAAGGTGTCACAGAAGAAGTTCCTCCAGCTGTTCGTCACCTATCTGTTGGGAGTTGTGATATAAAGATGCTTACAGAGAAAATATTTGAATTGCAGAATTTGCGCACTCTTATCATTGATTGCTATATAAAGATTGATTCAACTGATGAAAAAGTCTTCGAGAGAATGTTCAAGAGGTTGAAGAAATTGCGGGTGCTGGTTTTAAGTTTCTCCGCAGATGATGGTTATATATTCTCACTTCCAGCATGTATTGGTCTGTTAAAGCATCTAAGGTATTTTGCTTTCAATGTGAGAGGTAGAGCAAGAATAATTATGCCAAACAGTGTTACCAAGCTTTACCACATTCAGGCGCTAGACAATTATAGTAGCGCTGGTGTGGTTTTTACTGGTAGTAAAAATATTAGTCAGCTCATTAACTTGCGGTGTATACGCAGCATGGAAATTTTTCCAGACATTGGCAGGCTGAAATGGCTCCAAAAGTTAGAACGCTTCAGTATAAGCAAGACACAGGGGTACGAGCTACGACAATTGAAGGACCTAAGCAAGCTTGAAGGCGTGCTAATTATCACGGGTCTTGAGAATGTCCAAAGCAAGGAAGAATCTATTGAAGCCAGTCTTGCACACAAGGACCGGCTGACACAACTTACACTATCCTGGGGTGATACGAGTTGCAGTCTAGAAGTTGAAGCGGAGGTGCTTGAGGGCCTTTGCCCACCGAAATATCTTGAGAGACTAGAAGTTATGGATTACCATGGTTCAAAGTACCCAGATTGGATGGTGGGTCAGCAGAATGGCAGCCCAATGCATTTGCGTAATCTTTGGCTCTTCGGTTGCAGCCGACTTGAATCAGCTCCTGAACTTTTTGAGGTCTTTGTGCATCTTCGTTGGTTTAGGCTTTCGTTCAGCAATTGGCATTCCTTGCCAGATAATATGGAGCGGCTGGCGTCACTCCTGTTACTGGAAATTCATCGTTGTCCGAATATTCAATCACTTCCAGCACTGCCCTCCTCCCTTGAGAGGTTTTTTCTCAGGTCCTGCAGCGAGGAGTTGATGAGTTCATGTGAAACAATTGGACATCCAAACTGGCAAAAGATTCAGCGCATTCCCTATATTTCTATTATCCGTGATTAA